The following nucleotide sequence is from Paenibacillus odorifer.
AGCCGGAAGGCGCAGTGCCGGAAGAAACAGAAGGAGCGACGCCGCAAGGCGGGTTCATCCGTTTTGAGACAGGGTTGTTGTCACTGCATCAGCTCGAGACCGTACTCAACCATCTGCCTGTAGATCTAACCTTCATTGACGAGAATGATGTCGTTCGATATTTTTCACACGGGAAGGAACGTATCTTTGCTCGAGCTAAAGCGGTTATCGGCCGTACAGTACAGAACTGTCATCCCCCGCAAAGTGTTCATGTGGTAGAGAAGCTTTTGGAAGACTTTAAGGCAGGTCGTAAGGATGCTGAAGACTTCTGGATCAACATCAAGGATAAGTTTATCTACATCCGTTACTTCGCTGTACGAGACGAGTCAGGCCAATATATGGGCACGCTAGAGTTCACACAGAATATCGCTCCTATCCGAGCACTAGAGGGACAAAAGCGCATTTTATCAGAATAAATCGGTACGTTGGGTTATTTTCCAGATAATAATATAGGTACAAGACTCTCTTACTTAGGCGTAAGGGGGTCTTTTTAGAATATAATAGAGTATACTCTTAAAATAAGGAATTCCCGGGTGTGTTGTCTTTCCTTGACCACAGAGAGGGCTTCTATTATAGTTGGTACTTAGGATTAACTATTTTAGTATAAAAAAAGGTGGCTTGTTACATGTCTGAGAATATCTACGTTGGCGTGGATTTGGGTGGAACTGCAATTAAGGTTGGAATCTGTAATGCTGAAGGTACCCTGCTACATACTTATGAGGGACCTACAGGAACTGCAGAGGGTGTCGATACTGTTATCGATAATATCGAGAAGTATGTACGCCAAATTGTGGAGGATTCCCCGTACTCTTGGGATCAGCTTGCAGGTGTAGGAGCGGGTGTAGCCGGGTTCACAAATATTCGTGAAGGAATCATCATCCTTGCGCCTAACATAGGATTTAGAGATGTGCCGATCCGTTCCATTTTGGAAGATCGTTGGAACAAGCCTGTCAAAATAGACAATGATGCGAATGTGGCTGCACTGGGGGAAGCTTGGAGTGGTGCGGGACGTGGCGTTGATAACTGTGTCTGCTATACGCTTGGAACAGGTGTCGGTGGCGGAATCATTATTAATGGAAAGATTTATCAAGGTTTTGCGGGATTAGCTGGTGAGCTTGGACATATCACAGTAGTGCCGGATCTGGAAGCTATTCAATGCGGCTGTGGCAACATGGGCTGTCTGGAAACCGTTTCCTCCGCTACAGGTATTATCCGCATGGCTAATGATGCAGTAGCTCGTGGCGATCGTACTTCCCTCTCTATGGTAGAGAAGATTGCTGCGAAAGAAGTCTTTGATGCGGCTAAGGCTGGCGATGAAGTAGCTATCCGTATAGTAAATCGTGCAGCGTACTATCTGGGTAAATCCATGGCTTCTGTTGCGGCTGTGCTTAACCCTGAAGTATTTATCGTTGGCGGCGGCGTGTCTAAGGCTGGAGATATTCTATTTGATGAGGTTCGTCGTGTGTTTGCGAAATTGACACCGGCTCCGCTTCAAACTGGTGTTTCGATTATTCCAGCTGAGCTTGGCAATGACGCAGGTATTGTTGGGGCTGCCGGCCTTTTGCTGCGTTCTTAAAAGACGGGAAGTATTCATATACTAAATCTAGGGAGGGGACGCTTTTATGACCGAATTGGACAATACCCCAACGGCTGGAGCCACCCTGATTATTATTACGGGAATGTCAGGTGCGGGGAAGACAATTGCTGTACAGAGTCTGGAAGACCTAGGGTTCTTCTGTGTCGATAATTTACCACCGGTGCTGATTCCCAAGTTCGCAGAGCTAATTGAACAGTCGAAGGGTAAGATTGCCAAGGTAGCCCTTGTAATTGACCTGCGTGGTCGAGAATTCTTCACTGCTTTGTCTGAGTCTCTTGCCTATATCAAGGATGAGTCAACCATTGGCTGTGAGATCTTGTTTTTGGATGCTACAGATTCAGTACTTGTTCAGCGTTACAAGGAAAGTCGACGTCATCATCCATTAGCACCTAAGGGGCTGCCGCTTGATGGTATCAAGCTAGAACGTAAGATGCTTGAAGAATTGAAAAATTCAGCTACGTTATGTTTAGATACCAGCAGTATGAAGCCTGTGCAGCTTAAGGAGAAGATCATTTCACGGTTTTCGCATCTAGGAAAAAGTACGCTTTCCGTCAATATTACATCCTTCGGATTTAAGTACGGTATCCCTATTGATGCAGATCTTGTCTTCGATGTCCGCTTCTTGCCTAACCCACATTATGTGGACCATCTGCGGCCTAAAACCGGCCAGGATAGTGAAGTCTACGATTATGTAATGAAGTGGCCTGAAACACAGGTGTTCCTGACCAAACTGCTCGATATGCTTCATTTTCTAATTCCGCAATATCGTAAGGAAGGTAAGTCCCAGATTATCATTGGCATTGGCTGTACGGGAGGTAAACACCGTTCTGTAGCCATATCCGAGTATTTGGGTAAAATGCTGGGCGTTAGCGAGACGGAATCCGTAACCGTTAGTCATCGGGATTCCGAGCGTGATCGGCACTAGAGAGAAGGGGTCATAGTGGCTGAAGAACAAAGACAGCGTCCGCGTATCGTCGTTATGGGCGGTGGCACGGGGTTATCTGTCATGCTTCGTGGTTTAAAAGAGAAGCCATTAGATATTACTGCTATTGTTACCGTTGCCGATGATGGGGGAAGCTCTGGTATTTTACGCAGTGAACTGCAAATGCCTCCTCCTGGGGACATCCGCAACGTATTGACAGCTATGGCTGATGTTGAGCCGCTCATGGCAGAGATTATGAGATACCGTTTCAACACGGGTGAGGGACTAGCTGGTCATAGTCTCGGCAACTTGATTCTTGCTGCGCTCACGGATATATCCGGCGATTTCGTTACGGCTGTTCGGGAGCTTAGTCGATTATTCGCTGTTCGCGGGCGGGTATTGCCTGCGGCCGGTGAGGCTGTAATCCTGCATGCAGAAATGTCGGACGGCACGATTATCACAGGGGAGTCCAAAATCCCTGAAGCTGGCGGGATCATCAGACGAGTGTCCTTGGAGCCGCCAGATGTAGAACCGTTGCCCGAAGCGCTTGAGGCGATTCGGAATGCAGATGCGATCCTGCTGGGTCCTGGCAGTCTGTATACGAGCATTCTTCCCAACCTGCTTGTTCCGAAACTGGCAGAAGCGGTTGTATCTTCGAATGCTATCAAAATTTTCGTCTGCAACGTAATGACTCAGCCGGGTGAAACGGATAACTATACCGTCAGCGATCATCTTCAAGCTGTATATGATCATATCGGGATTGATTTATTCGATTATGTTATTGTTAATGACGGTGAGATTCCGGAACAGGTCCAGACGAAGTACGCCGAGAAGGGCGCGCGCCCGGTGCAGCTTGATAAAGAAGCGCTGGATGGCAATGGATACAAGGTTATAGCCGATAAACTGGTTTTATTCCGAACTTATTTGAGACATGATACCGATAAGCTTAGCCATCACATTTATCAGCTTGTGCAGGATTGGATAAACAGAAACCCTAGGGTATAACTTATAGATGAGAATGAAGTACTTATCAAGAAAGAGGTGAGACCCTTGTCTTTTGCGGCCCTTACCAAAAAAGAGCTGACGATGGTGGAGAGTGAACCCTGCTGCGAGAAGGCGGAAATGTCAGCGCTTATCCGTATGAATGGATCTGTGCAGCTTTCAAGCAAAAAGGTTATTCTCGACATTTCGACGGAGAACGCCGCGATTGCAAGGCGGGTATATTCTTTACTTAAGAAATATTACCAGGTCCATATTGAGCTACTCGTGCGTAAAAAAATGCGTTTGAAGAAAAATAACGTCTATATCGTCAGAATTCCAAACCGTGTACAAGAGATCCTAAAGGATCTTAGAATTGTGTCGGAAGGATTTATTTTTACCGATGGTATTGATGATGAGATTGTTGGGAATAACTGCTGCAAGCGTGCTTATTTGCGTGGTGCCTTTCTGGCTGGCGGATCGGTTAATAATCCGGAAGGCTCCTCCTACCATTTGGAGATTTCCTCGATGTATGAGGAACATTGTAAAGCATTAGTGGATCTGGCTGGGGAATTCCACTTAAATGCACGCTGCATTGAACGTAAAAAAGGATTCATTCTTTACATTAAAGAAGGCGAGAAGATCATTGAATTCTTAAGTTTGATTGGAGCGCATCAGGCGTTGTTCAAATTTGAGGATGTAAGAATTATGCGCGATATGCGTAATTCCGTGAATCGGATCGTGAACTGCGAGACCGCAAATCTCAACAAAACAATAAGTGCTGCGGTGCGGCAGATTGAGAATATCAAGCTGTTGCAGCGAGAAATGGGACTGGAGAATTTGCCGGATAAACTGCGTGAAGTAGCAGAAATTCGAATGGCGCATCCAGATATCAACCTCAAGGAGGTTGGTGAAATGCTCAAAGGTACAGTCAGTAAGTCGGGAGTAAATCATCGGCTTCGTAAGATTGATGAGCTGGCGGACAAGGTTCGAGGCGGCTAATTACTTTTTTTCTAGTGTGGTTTACGTTATAATGATATAATAATATAAAATTAATGTGAAACTTTTGGGGAGAACTCAATTAGGGGGTAAGCGTTTCATGACAAAGCACCCGGTAGTTGTTCGGTTGAAGACAGGGCTTCATGCCCGACCGGCAGCATTGTTTGTGCAAGAAGCTAACAAGTTTTCGTCGGAGATTTTCGTGGAAAAAGATGATAAAAAAGTAAATGCTAAAAGTATTATGGGGATTATGAGCCTCGCTATCAGTTCCGGCACGGAGATTTACATTAGCGCGGACGGTGCGGATGCCGATCAAGCTGTAAACGCTTTGACAAGTCTGGTCAGCAAAGAAGAGCTTGAGAACCAATAATAGGAAGACAACGTCGTTTCTGCTAGGAAGACTTTATTTATCGCATGACCAAAAGCCCTTCGGGGCTTTTTTTAATACCAAAAAATAGATTGAGACGTGCAACATTTACCAAAATGACTCGTCTAGAGGATAATAACAAATCACAAGAAATGAAAGGGGCTGGCAAATATGAAAGGTTTATTGAAGAAAATTGGTTCAGTGATGATCGTAGGGAGCTTGTTAATTGGAGGGATCAGCATGAGTGGTGTTTTCCAAGGTCCTGCAAAGGCTTACGCAGATGAAGTGCAGAAAAATGTCGTTAGTGTAGTAGGTAAAGGCGAATTGTCCCTCAAGCCGGATATCGTATACTTGACCATCGGTGTGGATACTACGGCCACAACTGCGCAAGAAGCGCAGAAGACCAATGCCGCTAAAATTCAGAAGATTATGACTTTACTGAAGAATACTTGGAAAATTGCAGATAAAGATATTCAAAGCACGCAGTTTTATGTGCAACCCAATTATAGTTACAGCGAAAAAGAAGGACAGCAAGTGAAGGGGTACAACGCCAATCATACGCTGTTAGTGTCTTATAGAGATCTGACTAAGGTTGGTGAATTGCTGGACGCTGCATCTGCGGCAGGGGCGAATAATATCGGAAATGCACGTTTTTCTGTGGAAGATACTTCTGCATTTGAAGCTCAGGTGATTGAAAAGGCGATGGCGAACGCAGATGTTAAAGCAGGGGCTATAGCTAAGGCAGCTAAACGCAGCTTGGGTCAAGTGATCACGGTCAGCCAAAATGATGGCGATGTCACTCCGGTTTATTTTGAACAGAATCTAAAAATGAATATGGCTGCAGCAGATGCTGGTGCAAGCACATCCGTGCAACCCGGAGTAGTTAAAGTTACAACTCAGCTAAGCGTAATGTATGAATTGAAATAGTATCAGAACAAGGTGAATGCAGAGAGGAGAGGTGATCTTCCACTAGTAATAGTGGGGGCGCCTCTTTTTTTGTGTAAGTTCTCTACGATTCTGTTTAATAAATTGGAAAGGAGAGGAAAAATAAGATGATGAATATTATTTCAAAAGAATCAGTACGCAAATGGGGCATAGGTCTGATGTCGGCAGGTTTATTGTTTGGTGGAGGTCTGCTGCCCAGCGAAACGGGTTATGCAGCAGCTAGTAAAACGGAGAATAAAGCTATTGATTCGCGTATCGTTTTAAAGGCAAACGGGATAAATTCGTTACAGGAAGGTATTTTGAAGGAAGGACAGGCCTGGATTCCCATAACTTTTATGCGAGATGTGTTGAGATTACCGCTTGCGTATGATAAGAAGGAAAATGCGTACATGATTGGAAAAGGATCGGCCACGGCGAAGTTGATGTTATCTAGTTACGGTACTTCTGTGTGGGTGAATAACTATTTCATTCGAGAGTATGAAGGGAAGTTAATTAATAATCGCCTCTACGTTCCATCAGGATTGTTAAATGATTATATGGGTTATAAGGTAGATTGGAGTCGGGCCGCCAGTAAGCTGAATGTGGTGAACAGACCGCAGAACGCGCTGACGGTAACCACGGAAACTTATGCTAAAGATCGGACAGAAGCTTTTATTCAGCTTGATTATCCGAAGATCAGTGGATTGGGCAATTCCAGTGCGCAACAAGCTATTAATAATACTTTGAAGGAAAGTGTTATGAAATTCGCGGCGGGTGCAGAACAGGATATCTCCGATCGAGATGGAGCAGAGCCCAAATACACCTATGATTCAGGTTATGTAGTGACCTACAATCAGAATGGTGTGATC
It contains:
- a CDS encoding SIMPL domain-containing protein, producing the protein MKGLLKKIGSVMIVGSLLIGGISMSGVFQGPAKAYADEVQKNVVSVVGKGELSLKPDIVYLTIGVDTTATTAQEAQKTNAAKIQKIMTLLKNTWKIADKDIQSTQFYVQPNYSYSEKEGQQVKGYNANHTLLVSYRDLTKVGELLDAASAAGANNIGNARFSVEDTSAFEAQVIEKAMANADVKAGAIAKAAKRSLGQVITVSQNDGDVTPVYFEQNLKMNMAAADAGASTSVQPGVVKVTTQLSVMYELK
- the whiA gene encoding DNA-binding protein WhiA, which codes for MSFAALTKKELTMVESEPCCEKAEMSALIRMNGSVQLSSKKVILDISTENAAIARRVYSLLKKYYQVHIELLVRKKMRLKKNNVYIVRIPNRVQEILKDLRIVSEGFIFTDGIDDEIVGNNCCKRAYLRGAFLAGGSVNNPEGSSYHLEISSMYEEHCKALVDLAGEFHLNARCIERKKGFILYIKEGEKIIEFLSLIGAHQALFKFEDVRIMRDMRNSVNRIVNCETANLNKTISAAVRQIENIKLLQREMGLENLPDKLREVAEIRMAHPDINLKEVGEMLKGTVSKSGVNHRLRKIDELADKVRGG
- a CDS encoding gluconeogenesis factor YvcK family protein; the encoded protein is MGGGTGLSVMLRGLKEKPLDITAIVTVADDGGSSGILRSELQMPPPGDIRNVLTAMADVEPLMAEIMRYRFNTGEGLAGHSLGNLILAALTDISGDFVTAVRELSRLFAVRGRVLPAAGEAVILHAEMSDGTIITGESKIPEAGGIIRRVSLEPPDVEPLPEALEAIRNADAILLGPGSLYTSILPNLLVPKLAEAVVSSNAIKIFVCNVMTQPGETDNYTVSDHLQAVYDHIGIDLFDYVIVNDGEIPEQVQTKYAEKGARPVQLDKEALDGNGYKVIADKLVLFRTYLRHDTDKLSHHIYQLVQDWINRNPRV
- a CDS encoding PdaC/SigV domain-containing protein, yielding MMNIISKESVRKWGIGLMSAGLLFGGGLLPSETGYAAASKTENKAIDSRIVLKANGINSLQEGILKEGQAWIPITFMRDVLRLPLAYDKKENAYMIGKGSATAKLMLSSYGTSVWVNNYFIREYEGKLINNRLYVPSGLLNDYMGYKVDWSRAASKLNVVNRPQNALTVTTETYAKDRTEAFIQLDYPKISGLGNSSAQQAINNTLKESVMKFAAGAEQDISDRDGAEPKYTYDSGYVVTYNQNGVISIVMHQYSDTGGAHGMTNREAFTFSLKDGKRLLLGDLFGANPNYKKQLNAKLSKLLKAEDSYLGGFNGLNTEKYFYLKDDKVVLFFQLYEYTAYAAGFPEYTFSFKELLPDDSSPFAGMK
- a CDS encoding HPr family phosphocarrier protein codes for the protein MTKHPVVVRLKTGLHARPAALFVQEANKFSSEIFVEKDDKKVNAKSIMGIMSLAISSGTEIYISADGADADQAVNALTSLVSKEELENQ
- the rapZ gene encoding RNase adapter RapZ — protein: MTELDNTPTAGATLIIITGMSGAGKTIAVQSLEDLGFFCVDNLPPVLIPKFAELIEQSKGKIAKVALVIDLRGREFFTALSESLAYIKDESTIGCEILFLDATDSVLVQRYKESRRHHPLAPKGLPLDGIKLERKMLEELKNSATLCLDTSSMKPVQLKEKIISRFSHLGKSTLSVNITSFGFKYGIPIDADLVFDVRFLPNPHYVDHLRPKTGQDSEVYDYVMKWPETQVFLTKLLDMLHFLIPQYRKEGKSQIIIGIGCTGGKHRSVAISEYLGKMLGVSETESVTVSHRDSERDRH
- a CDS encoding ROK family glucokinase, giving the protein MSENIYVGVDLGGTAIKVGICNAEGTLLHTYEGPTGTAEGVDTVIDNIEKYVRQIVEDSPYSWDQLAGVGAGVAGFTNIREGIIILAPNIGFRDVPIRSILEDRWNKPVKIDNDANVAALGEAWSGAGRGVDNCVCYTLGTGVGGGIIINGKIYQGFAGLAGELGHITVVPDLEAIQCGCGNMGCLETVSSATGIIRMANDAVARGDRTSLSMVEKIAAKEVFDAAKAGDEVAIRIVNRAAYYLGKSMASVAAVLNPEVFIVGGGVSKAGDILFDEVRRVFAKLTPAPLQTGVSIIPAELGNDAGIVGAAGLLLRS